One window of Papaver somniferum cultivar HN1 chromosome 9, ASM357369v1, whole genome shotgun sequence genomic DNA carries:
- the LOC113309410 gene encoding sister chromatid cohesion 1 protein 3-like produces MFYSHELLARKRPLGTVWMAAHLEKRLRRTHIDVTNIASTVDSIMFPEAPIALRLSAFLLLGVVRIYSRKVAYLKGDCDALATYVRTAFDHTKKLNLPENESAAPFESVTMPLQTFELDAVDLELDSSINFESTPDNHLKTLEDITLEDQVPVTQDPYLDFFINEDINMDRDTSPQEMIPDSSSSQMEEDIPLAPGSGAAGDVSISSPNKQAEELNKSVPEAHIPQEIPEIEVVRDADPNLNLPELPDILGGVAEKSLEQTENEKDTSPNSEHLLAGEQAEPIQHNPDPPTAFGSVESLGNVVSDISFRNESFEMAIQPTPPNEKEKVKSRKRKQFFDKNPVLSNKIMTGLVKDASMLVHKRRKLPCSSLDVWRFENRRRKDQIFYHSSVTDMSKSLQNLFERDYVSSRSQNIGPGDTQENAGAHTFVPDVDMEVDNQQPNVDAEVLPDVDTEVERTPVVETETEHLQPDDNPEIEYGRFEDGSADRDFMTEFMATPTPSKTSMLEPRTGSLFETEVPSLDQTIRTEAVGSSIMKTPSFFSDRLGMDESASFSDIPGLLDSAEELNFLEADATPVGREEDDPLDKLSVRASAVAQFLKNYSPPATETSQDQIGSLSLSKILHGKTRKQCTRMFFETLVLTSFDYIKAHQEEAYGDISLTLTSRLKTLS; encoded by the exons ATGTTTTACTCGCATGAATTGCTCGCTAGAAAGCGTCCTCTTGGAACAGTATGGATGGCTGCTCACTTAGAAAAGAGGCTCCGCAGAACTCATATTGATGTCACTAATATTGCTTCTACAGTTG ATTCAATAATGTTCCCAGAAGCACCTATTGCACTCCGGCTATCAGCATTCCTTCTACTGGGTGTTGTTCGAATATATTCAAGGAAAGTTGCATATCTAAAGGGCGATTGCGATGCACTCGCAACATATGTAAGGACTGCATTTGATCACACTAAAAAACTTAATTTGCCTGAAAATGAATCTGCTGCACCATTTGAATCTGTTACTATGCCGTTGCAAACTTTTGAGCTTGATGCTGTGGATCTTGAACTCGACAGCAGCATTAACTTTGAGAG TACTCCAGATAATCATCTCAAGACACTTGAAGATATCACACTTGAAG ATCAAGTCCCAGTTACTCAAGATCCTTATCTTGATTTTTTCATTAATGAG GATATAAACATGGATAGGGATACTTCTCCACAAGAAATGATTCCAGACAGTAGTAGTAGTCAAATGGAAGAAGA CATTCCTTTAGCTCCAGGAAGTGGTGCTGCTGGTGATGTTTCTATTTCAAGTCCAAATAAGCAAGCAGAAGAACTCAATAAGTCGGTTCCTGAAGCTCATATACCTCAAGAAATTCCTGAAATCGAAGTTGTGCGTGATGCTGATCCTAATTTGAACCTCCCAGAGCTGCCGGATATTCTTGGGGGTGTTGCTGAAAAGTCTTTAGAACAGACCGAAAATGAGAAGGACACTTCTCCAAATTCAGAACATTTGTTAGCTGGAGAGCAAGCTGAACCTATACAGCATAATCCTGATCCACCAACTGCTTTTGGATCAGTAGAGTCTCTGGGAAACGTTGTTTCAGATATTTCCTTCA GGAATGAATCTTTTGAAATGGCAATTCAACCAACGCCACCAAATGAGAAGGAAAAGGTAAAGTCAAGAAAGAGGAAGCAATTCTTTGATAAGAATCCTGTGTTGTCAAACAA GATCATGACTGGACTTGTGAAAGATGCTAGTATGCTGGTGCATAAGAGGAGAAAACTCCCTTGTTCATCTTTGGATGTCTGGAGGTTTGAGAACAGGCGAAGAAAGGACCAAATATTCTATCATTCTTCAGTTACTG ATATGTCTAAAAGTCTTCAAAATTTGTTCGAAAGGGATTATGTTTCTTCCAGATCCCAAAATATAGGGCCGGGGGATACTCAAGAAAATGCAGGTGCTCATACATTTGTGCCCGATGTTGATATGGAAGTTGATAACCAGCAGCCCAATGTTGATGCGGAAGTCCTGCCCGATGTTGACACAGAAGTCGAGCGTACACCTGTTGTAGAAACAGAAACTGAGCATCTTCAACCTGACGATAATCCTGAAATTGAATATGGCCGATTTGAAGATGGCTCTGCTGACAGAGATTTCATGACTGAATTTATGGCTACTCCAACTCCTTCCAAAACTTCTATGTTAGAACCTCGGACAGGAAGCTTGTTCGAGACTGAAGTGCCGTCACTCGATCAAACTATCCGCACTGAAGCTGTTGGCTCCTCAATTATGAAGACTCCTTCGTTTTTTTCAGATCGTCTAGGCATGGATGAATCTGCTAGTTTTTCAGATATTCCAGGATTATTAGATTCTGCTGAG GAACTAAACTTTCTGGAAGCTGATGCGACGCCAGTTG GGCGAGAAGAGGATGATCCACTTGATAAACTTTCTGTGAGGGCCAG TGCCGTGGCTCAGTTTCTGAAAAATTACTCTCCTCCTGCAACTGAAACATCTCAAGATCAAATTGGGAGTCTTTCTCTAAGCAAGATTTTACACGGCAAAACCAGAAAGCAATGCACTCGAATGTTCTTCGAAACACTG GTTCTGACAAGTTTTGATTATATCAAGGCACACCAAGAAGAAGCTTATGGTGACATCTCTTTGACACTGACTTCACGTTTGAAAACCTTGTCCTGA